The Peribacillus sp. FSL P2-0133 genome has a segment encoding these proteins:
- a CDS encoding MetQ/NlpA family ABC transporter substrate-binding protein, whose amino-acid sequence MRNSFLFIIMSLLFVMLLSACNGSGSEKAASEDKKEIIFGFTPGPYSDQVKKGIEPYLKNKGYTVKYVEISDPNQPNFALAEGSIDVNVFQHTAFFKNFINENKLELTETIKVPTAPMGLYSDIHGSKDELREGQKVAIPNDPANVARALRMLEQIGWLQLKKGYDPLTVSKKDIVDQKVKFSFVEVEQAQVPRILPDVDYAVANGYTILVSDRKLSSAIYLEDPPFEYQNFVAVRTEDKDKQFVKEIIDAYQSPDFQKAIESNKEFEGFHRPDYFK is encoded by the coding sequence ATGAGAAATTCATTTTTGTTTATCATCATGTCCCTATTATTCGTCATGTTGCTTTCAGCTTGCAACGGCAGCGGCAGTGAAAAAGCCGCGAGTGAAGATAAGAAAGAAATTATTTTCGGCTTCACTCCAGGCCCTTATAGTGACCAAGTGAAAAAAGGAATAGAACCCTACCTGAAAAATAAAGGATATACCGTTAAGTATGTGGAAATCAGTGACCCGAACCAACCAAATTTTGCCTTAGCGGAAGGCTCAATCGATGTTAATGTATTTCAGCATACTGCATTTTTCAAGAATTTCATCAATGAAAACAAACTGGAACTTACCGAAACCATTAAAGTACCTACAGCACCTATGGGGTTATATTCAGACATACATGGAAGCAAGGATGAATTGAGGGAGGGGCAAAAAGTGGCAATCCCTAATGATCCCGCTAACGTGGCACGAGCATTAAGAATGCTTGAACAAATTGGCTGGCTTCAATTAAAAAAGGGATACGATCCCCTGACTGTATCAAAAAAAGATATCGTGGATCAAAAGGTGAAATTTTCATTTGTTGAGGTGGAACAGGCTCAAGTTCCTCGAATCTTGCCTGATGTAGATTATGCGGTAGCCAATGGATATACAATCTTGGTATCCGACCGAAAATTATCTTCTGCCATCTATTTAGAAGATCCCCCATTTGAATACCAAAATTTTGTGGCGGTAAGAACCGAAGATAAAGACAAGCAATTCGTGAAGGAAATCATTGACGCGTACCAATCCCCTGACTTTCAAAAAGCGATTGAAAGCAATAAAGAGTTTGAAGGCTTTCACCGACCTGATTATTTTAAATGA
- a CDS encoding ATP-binding cassette domain-containing protein — translation MIKFNNVCKTFSVKNKLFTAVSHVNLDIKENEIYGIIGFSGAGKSTLLRMGNLLEKPTEGTIAINDSILSDLSGKQLREARNKIGMVFQHFNLLANRTVQGNVSLALELANVPKHERAKIIAESLQIVDLSDKANHYPAQLSGGQKQRVAIARAISTRPNVLLCDEPTSSLDPQTTQSILAYLKKINETYGVTILIVTHEMDVIRRLANRVAVMENGKIMEELNLADNRTIPTTKIGKILLKHESEEVKVSV, via the coding sequence ATGATAAAGTTTAATAATGTTTGTAAAACCTTTTCTGTCAAAAACAAATTATTCACTGCGGTTTCCCATGTAAATCTTGATATTAAGGAAAATGAAATATATGGGATCATCGGTTTTAGCGGGGCAGGTAAATCTACTTTACTGCGCATGGGCAACCTGCTAGAAAAGCCTACGGAAGGTACGATTGCGATAAATGATTCAATCCTTAGTGATTTATCTGGCAAACAGCTTCGGGAAGCACGTAATAAAATCGGGATGGTTTTCCAGCATTTCAACCTCTTGGCAAATCGAACGGTGCAAGGAAATGTCAGCCTCGCATTGGAACTTGCCAATGTACCAAAACATGAGCGCGCCAAAATCATTGCCGAGTCCCTGCAAATCGTTGATTTATCTGATAAGGCAAATCATTATCCAGCTCAGCTCTCTGGCGGACAAAAGCAAAGAGTCGCGATTGCCCGTGCCATAAGCACAAGACCAAATGTATTGCTTTGTGATGAGCCCACCTCTTCACTTGATCCACAAACCACTCAATCCATCCTGGCCTATCTAAAAAAAATAAACGAAACCTATGGTGTGACCATCCTGATCGTAACTCATGAAATGGATGTAATTCGAAGGTTAGCAAATAGGGTGGCGGTCATGGAAAATGGGAAAATCATGGAGGAATTGAACTTAGCGGATAATAGAACCATACCCACAACAAAAATCGGTAAAATTCTATTAAAACATGAATCTGAAGAGGTGAAGGTAAGTGTTTGA
- a CDS encoding methionine ABC transporter permease, with amino-acid sequence MFDNIISLLPEIYLGVGQTFLMVGIAILAAILLGLPLGFLTFLTSKEQLLEQTILNNVLNAMINTVRSFPFIILLIALIPFTRTLLGTSVGPLAASIPLSIAAIPFLARLVEQSLREVPKGTIEAAVAMGGSPFQIISKVLLLEARSGLLLGLTVTAVSFISYSAIAGVVGGGGIGDLAIRYGYYRFQTDIMITTVFLLIIIVQSVQFTGNYLSAKLDKR; translated from the coding sequence GTGTTTGATAATATCATTTCCTTACTCCCTGAAATTTACTTAGGTGTAGGCCAAACATTTTTAATGGTGGGAATAGCGATATTGGCAGCCATCTTATTGGGCCTTCCGCTTGGTTTCCTTACATTTTTGACTTCAAAGGAACAATTACTCGAACAGACTATCTTAAATAACGTTTTAAATGCAATGATCAACACGGTCCGTTCATTCCCATTCATCATTTTACTGATTGCTCTTATTCCATTTACACGAACGTTATTGGGAACATCTGTAGGTCCGCTAGCCGCCTCCATTCCACTATCGATAGCGGCCATTCCGTTTTTAGCTCGGCTTGTTGAACAATCTTTACGTGAGGTGCCTAAAGGAACAATTGAGGCTGCTGTTGCGATGGGCGGATCTCCCTTCCAGATCATTAGCAAAGTTTTATTATTAGAGGCGCGTTCCGGTCTCCTGTTAGGCCTCACTGTTACTGCCGTTTCTTTCATATCCTATTCAGCTATTGCCGGGGTCGTAGGAGGCGGGGGAATTGGCGACTTGGCCATTCGTTATGGATACTACCGTTTTCAAACTGACATCATGATAACAACCGTATTCCTTCTTATCATCATTGTTCAATCCGTCCAATTCACCGGAAATTATCTATCTGCTAAACTTGATAAAAGGTGA
- a CDS encoding sulfite exporter TauE/SafE family protein → MTISSIILVVGAVFIGALMRTMFGFGEAIVSMPLLALLHIPLNTSVSLIGLAGLTVASLTVVSGWRHIERSVLIRLALATVIGIPAGLALLHYAPSMIITSALGVFLMAYGGYSLLKQKLFQAVDKPLLTSKGWVWPFGFASGVLGSAYNFNGVPVVVYGTLRRWSPDRFRGTLQAHFLISGILVVMGHALGGLWTADSLILYVYSIPAILLATGLGIFMNKRIPAKKFESYLFFIIIALGVLLLLLHG, encoded by the coding sequence ATGACGATCAGCAGCATCATATTGGTGGTAGGTGCAGTCTTTATCGGCGCCTTGATGCGGACGATGTTCGGGTTCGGTGAAGCGATAGTCAGCATGCCCCTGCTTGCCTTACTTCACATTCCGCTTAATACTTCGGTATCCTTGATTGGGTTGGCAGGTCTTACCGTTGCCTCACTAACTGTCGTTAGCGGATGGCGTCATATCGAACGTTCGGTATTAATCAGGCTCGCGCTTGCAACGGTCATCGGCATACCAGCCGGCCTCGCTTTGCTCCATTACGCACCTTCGATGATCATTACTTCTGCACTCGGTGTTTTTTTGATGGCATATGGAGGATACTCCCTTCTTAAGCAAAAACTTTTCCAGGCTGTGGATAAACCGTTACTCACCTCGAAGGGCTGGGTATGGCCGTTCGGTTTTGCGTCGGGAGTCCTTGGCAGTGCATATAACTTTAATGGGGTGCCGGTCGTCGTCTATGGAACTTTAAGAAGATGGAGTCCGGATCGATTCCGAGGAACATTGCAAGCCCATTTTCTTATATCCGGAATCCTTGTCGTGATGGGGCATGCGCTAGGCGGACTGTGGACAGCCGATTCATTAATTCTCTACGTTTATTCCATTCCAGCCATATTATTGGCGACTGGTCTCGGAATCTTCATGAATAAGCGAATTCCTGCGAAGAAATTCGAAAGCTATTTATTCTTTATCATCATTGCGCTAGGTGTACTATTATTGCTGCTCCATGGCTGA
- a CDS encoding ABC transporter permease: MANQSYHNTGRLSRFIVRQDRIRIPVWIISLSVLSFMVAMAFTDLYPTGIERQTIAETMRNPAMTAMVGKGYGLDDYTNGAMMAHQMLLLTAMAVGIMSILLVTRHTRADEEDGRIEMIRSLPAGRLANLFATISVSFGTNALIAIITGFGLYALGIESMDLEGSLMYGAALGATGIFFSAITALFAQLTESARGTIGYSITVLLLSYLIRAIGDVSNETLSWFSPLGWVLGSEVYVKNYWWPIILTIGAAITLVVLSLYLNGIRDLEAGFIPAKPGRKYASTFLKSPLGLALRLQRIGLISWAAGMFILGASYGSVLGDLESFFAKNEMMAELLTPVEGYSLTEQFLTMLMSVISMICTIPPLMAMLKLKGEEKKNRTEHLLSRAVSRTRLMGSYLIISVMAGFLMITLAAIGLWAVGNSVMDKGIAFGTLYSAAMVYLPAMWIMIGLAVLFIGFAPKLSGLTWLYLTYSILVVYLGGMLQFPEWMGKLTPFGHIPKLPIEEMGFMKVFILTIIAIVLLTVGFIGYNKRDIRG; this comes from the coding sequence ATGGCGAACCAGTCCTATCATAATACAGGAAGGCTCTCCCGATTCATCGTACGGCAAGATCGGATTCGGATCCCTGTTTGGATAATTTCCCTATCGGTCCTTTCATTTATGGTTGCAATGGCATTCACCGATCTGTATCCGACTGGGATAGAAAGGCAAACCATTGCAGAAACGATGAGGAACCCTGCAATGACAGCGATGGTGGGGAAAGGTTACGGTCTGGATGACTATACAAACGGAGCGATGATGGCGCATCAAATGTTACTCTTAACTGCTATGGCCGTGGGGATAATGAGTATTTTACTTGTTACGCGCCATACACGCGCAGATGAAGAGGACGGCCGCATCGAAATGATTCGTTCTTTGCCGGCTGGCCGGTTGGCTAATTTATTTGCAACCATTTCCGTATCGTTTGGAACGAATGCATTGATCGCGATAATAACGGGCTTCGGATTGTATGCCCTGGGAATTGAAAGCATGGATTTGGAAGGTTCCCTTATGTATGGAGCAGCTTTAGGGGCAACAGGTATTTTCTTCTCGGCGATAACGGCATTATTTGCCCAGCTTACGGAGAGTGCGCGAGGTACGATTGGATATTCCATCACTGTATTGCTTCTCTCCTATCTTATTCGGGCGATTGGGGACGTTAGCAATGAAACCCTTTCCTGGTTTTCTCCATTGGGTTGGGTTTTAGGTTCAGAAGTATATGTGAAAAATTATTGGTGGCCCATCATCCTTACGATCGGTGCGGCAATCACTTTGGTTGTCCTATCTCTATATTTGAATGGCATCAGAGATTTGGAAGCTGGATTCATACCGGCTAAACCAGGCAGGAAATATGCTTCAACGTTTTTAAAAAGTCCGCTTGGCCTTGCGTTAAGGCTTCAGCGTATAGGATTAATTTCGTGGGCAGCCGGGATGTTCATTTTGGGAGCATCTTACGGTTCCGTTTTAGGTGATTTGGAATCCTTTTTTGCAAAAAATGAAATGATGGCCGAACTATTGACGCCTGTTGAAGGCTATTCGCTGACAGAACAATTTTTGACGATGTTGATGTCAGTCATCTCCATGATTTGCACCATTCCGCCTTTAATGGCGATGTTAAAGCTTAAAGGGGAAGAAAAAAAGAATCGTACTGAACATTTACTGAGCCGCGCTGTATCACGTACAAGGCTTATGGGCAGCTATCTTATCATCTCCGTCATGGCCGGTTTTCTCATGATTACGCTTGCTGCAATCGGTCTTTGGGCAGTCGGGAATTCGGTGATGGATAAAGGGATTGCTTTCGGCACTTTATATAGCGCAGCAATGGTCTACCTGCCTGCAATGTGGATCATGATTGGTCTCGCTGTGCTGTTTATTGGCTTTGCACCGAAATTATCTGGCTTGACTTGGCTTTACTTGACATACTCAATCTTAGTCGTTTATTTAGGGGGAATGCTTCAATTTCCGGAATGGATGGGTAAACTAACACCATTTGGCCATATTCCGAAACTTCCTATTGAAGAGATGGGCTTCATGAAGGTATTCATTCTTACCATCATAGCCATAGTATTACTGACTGTTGGCTTTATCGGATATAACAAACGGGATATCCGGGGTTGA
- a CDS encoding ABC transporter ATP-binding protein, with protein MSVLKTTDLTKKFGKFTALNGVNIEVNKGEVFGFIGPNGAGKSTTIRVLLGILKATDGEAKIFGMDAWKDAVEIHKRIAYVPGDVNLWPNLTGGEVIDLFVELRGANNKSRREELIKKFDLDPSKKCGTYSKGNRQKVALIAAFSSDADLYILDEPTSGLDPLMERVFQECVLDAKNEGKSILLSSHILSEVERLCDKVGIIRQGQIIETGTLDELRHLTRTSLLVETKQPIPALGNVNGVRDIVKKDQALSFQVDTNELDNVMKYISQFGIVKLESAPPTLEDLFMSHYEGERKTSDTGAGGAL; from the coding sequence ATGTCAGTATTGAAAACAACGGATTTAACGAAAAAGTTTGGAAAGTTTACCGCTTTAAATGGGGTGAACATTGAAGTGAATAAAGGTGAAGTGTTTGGATTCATCGGTCCTAATGGTGCTGGAAAATCAACAACTATCCGTGTGTTGCTCGGTATTTTAAAAGCGACGGATGGGGAAGCGAAGATTTTTGGCATGGATGCATGGAAAGATGCCGTTGAAATTCACAAGCGGATCGCGTATGTTCCAGGAGATGTGAACCTATGGCCCAACTTAACAGGCGGGGAAGTTATTGACCTATTTGTTGAATTACGCGGGGCAAACAATAAAAGCAGACGTGAAGAACTTATAAAAAAATTCGATTTGGATCCTTCCAAGAAATGCGGGACATATTCAAAAGGGAACCGGCAAAAGGTTGCTTTGATTGCTGCTTTCTCATCTGATGCCGACCTTTATATATTGGATGAACCAACATCAGGTTTAGATCCATTGATGGAAAGAGTTTTCCAGGAATGTGTGCTGGATGCGAAAAATGAAGGAAAAAGCATATTACTTTCCAGTCACATTCTTTCTGAAGTGGAAAGATTATGCGATAAAGTGGGCATCATTCGGCAAGGACAAATAATTGAAACGGGAACATTGGATGAGTTACGTCATTTAACGAGAACAAGCTTGCTTGTCGAAACGAAGCAACCTATCCCTGCTTTAGGGAATGTAAACGGTGTTAGGGATATCGTGAAGAAAGATCAAGCACTTTCATTCCAAGTGGATACAAATGAATTGGATAATGTCATGAAGTATATAAGCCAGTTTGGAATTGTGAAATTGGAAAGCGCGCCGCCTACATTGGAAGATTTATTCATGAGCCATTATGAAGGCGAAAGGAAGACTTCTGATACTGGGGCGGGAGGTGCGTTATAA
- a CDS encoding TetR/AcrR family transcriptional regulator: protein MDGFQRRREQKKLNILEAALALFMEYGVQKISIGEIAKKANVSQVTIYNYFESKHNLIHEVFIHYTNKALDEFEQILNSNMAFPEKIKQIMFTKNETAKHIHEDFYQYLMREYTSGVNYMEKIYTEKALPRFIDLFNQGKEQGYVDPNLSNEAILFYIKAMNEYIQREEVYQSILPLTEDIMKILFYGIVGENKK from the coding sequence ATGGACGGGTTTCAACGCCGCAGGGAACAAAAAAAACTGAATATACTAGAGGCTGCCTTAGCTTTATTCATGGAGTATGGTGTCCAAAAGATTTCTATTGGAGAAATAGCCAAAAAAGCAAATGTATCTCAAGTAACGATATATAATTACTTCGAAAGTAAACATAACTTGATTCATGAGGTTTTTATTCATTATACAAATAAGGCCTTGGATGAATTTGAACAAATACTTAATAGCAACATGGCTTTCCCTGAGAAAATAAAGCAAATCATGTTCACGAAGAATGAAACTGCGAAACACATTCATGAAGATTTTTATCAATATTTAATGAGGGAATACACTTCCGGAGTCAATTATATGGAAAAAATATATACAGAAAAGGCTCTGCCACGCTTTATTGATCTGTTTAACCAAGGGAAGGAACAAGGATATGTTGATCCAAATTTATCCAATGAAGCGATTTTATTTTATATAAAAGCGATGAATGAATATATCCAACGGGAAGAGGTTTATCAAAGCATCTTGCCTTTGACTGAAGATATCATGAAGATTTTGTTTTATGGGATAGTTGGGGAAAATAAGAAATGA
- a CDS encoding SMI1/KNR4 family protein, producing MSHFIHNTLSGLKELLNKKDQMKTVSDEGEVGNVSCSFNAPIKTTEVEMFESENNIKLPEDYKAFLTLHNGARIYELIDDDGVNIGSGLHLFSLNEVKEAQELEIIGEQGIPIGHLLEDCFLILDKEKLKVGDPNYLHILEFTELSSLNLNFEIFLDRYIISQGVPFWSWPIYTAENYYRTR from the coding sequence TTGAGTCATTTTATACATAATACATTGTCGGGACTAAAAGAATTGTTGAATAAGAAAGACCAAATGAAGACAGTATCAGACGAAGGAGAAGTTGGTAACGTTTCGTGTTCTTTTAACGCTCCGATAAAGACAACTGAAGTTGAAATGTTTGAAAGTGAAAACAATATCAAGCTTCCTGAAGACTACAAGGCATTCTTAACACTCCATAATGGGGCAAGAATATATGAATTGATTGATGACGACGGTGTTAATATAGGGAGCGGTCTTCATTTATTTAGTTTAAATGAAGTAAAAGAGGCTCAAGAACTTGAGATTATAGGTGAACAGGGGATTCCGATTGGACATTTATTGGAAGATTGTTTTCTAATATTAGATAAAGAAAAACTAAAGGTCGGGGATCCAAATTACCTTCATATATTGGAGTTTACAGAGCTTTCATCTCTAAATCTTAATTTTGAAATCTTCTTGGACCGCTACATTATTTCACAAGGTGTACCGTTTTGGAGCTGGCCTATATACACAGCTGAAAACTACTATAGAACCAGGTAA
- a CDS encoding GntR family transcriptional regulator gives MGVKYRMVVEQMEKEILDGKYTLNTKLPTEEELMKKFDVSRNTIRKAINILVEQGYIYQVQGSGIFLREFSRPGCISMKDMNGLTKEFAKDEMTSKVLKLELIEADEKLAEQMKCNVKTKIYNLKRVRYLNGAPIVIEESFFNKDIIPILNKEIANGSIYEYIVEDLKLNIGFADKIISCEKLNDDDAKLLDLQPGDPTLIVENTVFLKAGVVFDFSIEKYNYTSAKLLTLTTN, from the coding sequence ATGGGTGTAAAGTATAGAATGGTCGTAGAACAAATGGAGAAAGAAATATTAGATGGAAAATATACATTAAATACTAAGTTACCTACTGAAGAAGAGTTGATGAAGAAGTTCGATGTCAGCAGGAATACCATAAGAAAAGCAATCAATATATTGGTTGAACAGGGTTACATATATCAAGTTCAAGGAAGCGGCATATTCCTAAGGGAATTTTCCAGACCCGGCTGTATTTCTATGAAGGATATGAATGGCTTAACCAAAGAGTTTGCAAAGGATGAAATGACAAGTAAAGTGCTGAAGTTGGAATTAATAGAAGCTGATGAAAAATTGGCCGAACAAATGAAATGTAATGTGAAAACCAAAATCTATAACCTCAAACGGGTTAGGTACTTAAATGGTGCACCCATTGTAATAGAAGAGTCCTTTTTCAATAAAGACATCATTCCCATTTTAAATAAAGAAATCGCAAATGGTTCCATTTATGAATATATCGTCGAGGATTTAAAGTTGAATATTGGTTTTGCAGATAAAATCATTTCATGTGAGAAACTAAATGACGATGATGCAAAGCTTTTGGACTTGCAACCAGGAGATCCGACTTTAATTGTTGAAAATACGGTCTTCTTAAAAGCGGGAGTCGTTTTCGATTTTTCAATTGAGAAATATAATTATACTTCCGCCAAATTATTAACATTGACCACGAATTAA
- a CDS encoding PTS sugar transporter subunit IIC has translation MSRIEKLFEKMMPAFMKFSNAKATVALKDGFVLTMPLTLIGSIFLLIANLPIKNWNEIMANLFGADWMVPLNQVTGATFDILALIAVFGIAYSYVKTSNIEAVPAGIIGIISFLILSNSFVESPSGEVVGGVIPKAWTGGQGMITSILVGLAVGAIYTWFIKKNIRIKMPESVPSGVSNAFSALVPGFVIMLLSMFIFLICDKIQGVSMTEIIYKVLQIPMQNLSDTLPGIIIIMALISIFWWFGLHGPNIVMGIMAPILTSNALANQAVIDAGNTLAVGGNAKIVTVQLVDIYAKFGGAGITLGLIAAALLVAKSQQVNQLSKMSLVPGLFNINEPIIFGLPIIFNPLMIVPFVLVPVIAVLMTYFSIILGFIHPFTAVQVPWTTPPIISGFLLSGWQGAVVQLAILGMATVVYFPFVKMLDKVALEQETPIEKVS, from the coding sequence ATGTCGCGTATTGAAAAACTATTCGAGAAAATGATGCCTGCATTCATGAAATTTTCAAATGCAAAAGCAACCGTCGCACTTAAGGATGGTTTCGTACTTACGATGCCATTGACACTTATTGGCTCCATTTTCTTATTAATAGCAAACCTGCCGATCAAGAATTGGAATGAAATCATGGCTAATTTATTTGGTGCAGATTGGATGGTGCCATTGAATCAAGTTACAGGAGCCACTTTTGACATTCTTGCTCTCATAGCCGTTTTTGGAATCGCTTACTCCTATGTGAAAACAAGCAATATTGAAGCCGTTCCAGCAGGGATAATCGGTATCATTTCATTTTTGATTCTCAGCAATTCATTTGTTGAAAGTCCTTCTGGGGAAGTGGTTGGCGGAGTCATTCCTAAAGCCTGGACAGGCGGACAAGGGATGATAACATCCATATTGGTAGGGTTGGCTGTCGGTGCGATCTACACATGGTTCATCAAAAAAAATATCAGGATCAAAATGCCGGAAAGCGTGCCATCTGGTGTTTCAAATGCCTTCTCGGCATTAGTTCCTGGATTTGTGATCATGTTATTATCGATGTTCATTTTCCTCATTTGTGATAAGATTCAAGGCGTATCAATGACTGAAATCATTTATAAAGTATTACAGATCCCCATGCAAAATCTATCAGATACATTACCTGGAATCATCATTATCATGGCATTAATCTCCATTTTCTGGTGGTTTGGATTACACGGTCCGAATATCGTCATGGGAATCATGGCACCTATTTTAACTTCAAATGCCTTGGCGAATCAAGCTGTCATAGATGCCGGTAACACGTTGGCCGTAGGCGGAAATGCAAAAATCGTTACGGTTCAGCTAGTGGATATTTACGCGAAATTCGGTGGTGCGGGCATAACATTAGGTTTAATTGCAGCAGCGCTGCTTGTCGCTAAATCACAGCAAGTGAATCAGTTATCTAAAATGTCGCTGGTTCCAGGTTTATTCAATATTAATGAACCAATCATTTTCGGGCTACCCATCATATTTAACCCTTTAATGATCGTTCCATTCGTTTTGGTACCTGTCATTGCCGTATTGATGACGTATTTTTCAATTATTTTAGGGTTTATCCATCCATTTACAGCGGTACAGGTCCCGTGGACAACCCCACCAATCATTTCAGGCTTTTTATTATCGGGATGGCAAGGGGCAGTCGTCCAACTAGCTATATTGGGTATGGCTACCGTGGTATATTTCCCATTCGTTAAAATGCTTGATAAAGTAGCACTGGAACAAGAAACCCCAATTGAAAAAGTTAGTTGA
- a CDS encoding glycoside hydrolase family 1 protein, producing MKFPKDFLFGAASASYQVEGAWNEDGKGLSNWDVFSKIPGKTFENTNGDVAIDHYHRYKEDIKLMAEMGLESYRFSVSWARIIPDGDGEINEKGIEFYNNVIDECLKYGIVPFVTLYHWDLPQNLEADGGWVNKRTIRAFAKYAEVCFEAFGDRVKHWITFNETVVFCTLGYLNGAHPPGLVNDQKKYFQATHNVFVAHAEAVQIYKNLRQFGEIGITHVFNPAFSIDGKEENIFASMHANHYQTFWYYDPILKGEYPSYVVDALKEKGLTPDWTEAELTLLKDAADYNDFIGLNYYQPARVAKINETIESTKIDRDKATGKPGNPSFDGVYRTVMMEDKVYTKWGWEISSEGFLDGLRMLKERYGDVKLYITENGLGDEDPIIDGEIVDVPRIKYIEEHLTVIKSAISEGINLKGYYAWSVIDLLSWLNGYKKQYGFIYVDHKNNLERKKKLSFHWYKHIIETRGEEL from the coding sequence ATGAAATTTCCAAAAGACTTTTTATTCGGAGCTGCATCTGCATCATATCAAGTGGAGGGTGCCTGGAATGAAGATGGAAAAGGGCTGAGTAATTGGGACGTCTTTTCAAAGATTCCAGGTAAAACATTCGAAAATACAAACGGTGATGTAGCGATTGATCATTACCATAGATATAAAGAAGATATAAAACTAATGGCAGAAATGGGATTGGAGTCTTATAGATTTTCAGTTTCCTGGGCGCGCATCATCCCGGACGGTGACGGTGAAATAAACGAAAAAGGAATCGAATTTTACAATAATGTCATAGACGAATGCTTGAAATATGGAATCGTCCCGTTCGTTACACTATACCATTGGGATTTACCACAGAATTTAGAAGCGGACGGGGGCTGGGTGAATAAAAGAACGATACGTGCATTCGCTAAATACGCCGAGGTTTGTTTCGAGGCTTTCGGTGACAGGGTTAAACATTGGATAACTTTTAATGAAACCGTTGTATTCTGCACATTAGGATATTTGAATGGAGCCCATCCACCAGGACTTGTAAACGATCAAAAAAAATACTTTCAAGCTACTCATAATGTATTCGTGGCTCATGCTGAAGCCGTTCAAATCTATAAAAACTTAAGGCAATTCGGCGAAATTGGCATAACACATGTTTTTAACCCCGCTTTTAGCATTGACGGCAAAGAAGAAAATATTTTTGCCTCGATGCATGCGAATCACTATCAAACATTTTGGTATTATGATCCGATTTTAAAAGGGGAATATCCAAGTTATGTAGTGGATGCCTTAAAGGAAAAAGGCCTGACACCTGATTGGACAGAAGCAGAGTTGACTTTGTTGAAGGATGCGGCTGATTACAATGATTTCATAGGCTTGAATTATTATCAGCCAGCAAGGGTAGCCAAAATTAATGAAACGATTGAAAGCACGAAAATTGATCGTGATAAGGCGACCGGAAAACCTGGCAACCCATCATTCGACGGTGTATACAGAACGGTCATGATGGAAGATAAAGTATATACAAAATGGGGCTGGGAAATTTCTTCTGAGGGGTTCTTGGATGGCTTAAGGATGCTGAAGGAACGTTATGGCGATGTAAAACTTTATATCACTGAAAATGGTTTAGGCGACGAAGATCCGATCATAGATGGTGAAATTGTCGATGTCCCAAGAATCAAGTATATTGAAGAGCATTTAACAGTGATTAAAAGTGCAATAAGTGAAGGAATTAATTTAAAAGGCTATTATGCTTGGTCAGTCATTGACTTATTAAGCTGGTTAAACGGCTATAAAAAACAATACGGTTTTATTTACGTGGATCATAAAAATAATTTGGAAAGGAAGAAGAAGTTATCGTTCCATTGGTATAAGCACATTATTGAAACAAGAGGAGAAGAGCTGTAA
- a CDS encoding PTS sugar transporter subunit IIB gives MVKIGLFCSAGMSTSMLVTKMKKEAQANSLEVEINAYPESELEQIADSIDVALLGPQVKFLLSKAKAVCEPKSVPVEVINTMDYGMMNGKKVLETALNLVKKQ, from the coding sequence ATGGTTAAAATCGGTTTGTTTTGTTCGGCAGGAATGTCAACAAGTATGTTAGTGACAAAAATGAAAAAAGAAGCTCAAGCAAATAGTTTGGAAGTAGAAATCAATGCATATCCAGAATCTGAATTGGAACAGATCGCAGATTCAATTGATGTGGCTCTATTAGGACCACAAGTTAAGTTCCTTCTGTCTAAAGCAAAAGCCGTTTGCGAACCGAAATCGGTTCCTGTCGAGGTGATAAATACAATGGACTACGGCATGATGAACGGCAAGAAGGTTTTAGAAACCGCATTGAATCTAGTGAAAAAGCAATAG